The Plutella xylostella chromosome 25, ilPluXylo3.1, whole genome shotgun sequence region TAATAGGTAGGAACCTATTCAGCAGGTATCCCAGCTATAGTTTtcaagataataatatggcTAGACTTGGTTAATAGCACGTTAATAGGTAGGAACTTGGTAGGAACCAAGTAGGTAGGAAGGAACCTATTCAGCAGGTACTTATCCCAgccatagttttttttctctgcGCTACGGGCTACGTCGCTGGCTCGCTGGCTCCCAGATCCGCAATCATGCTAGTCGTTGGATTACAGAGCTCCCATAAAACCACCATAAAACTGAGCAAGAACTTAGggtgtcttgcacaacaaattaaatagagaaaagaacactacgttttatctatgacctcttgctcagACATTttagtgtcagagcaagacaaaaactatttataattttgattaactatGTTATGGGAGCTTGGAAAATGCctatccagcagtggacataAAACATCGAGGGTGTACGTTGAcgagttattattctgagttctTTCTTCATTATTCTGATTGCTAGACAAACAAAAATGACATTTTAATCAGTGTTACCATTTCATAGCTAAAATCTACAATATggtagaaaaaataaacaatgatTGGCTTTCCCTTCATACTTTATAACTAAATTTACACACGAAATAAGTCAGATAAGGCTGAAGCCACCTACCAACCCCTCTAAAATTTACAGTAAATTTTGATAAAGGAGTGTTTTGAGTTCATAAATAATGGTAAGTAAAGTACTTATTTCTTCAAAAAGGAATGAAATGCAAACATTGCTCAGATCTACTTATGCAACACCAATACTGTTTTATCGAATCtataacttataataattatattatacataccaCTTTCAGTTTCATTTGTATTACATAACCGTATGATtaatttgttgttgttgtgcTGACTTTACCTATTACGCAGTATTTAGTAGAAATGCGCTTGGTTAACTACAGCAAGTTACTTTTTCTGTCAGTGTCAAAAAATAAACCGTGGCGGACAAAGGTTTTGAGTCGGAATTTACAAATAATGTCTTCAAATTCACCGAGCGGAGCTGGAAGTAGCGATGGTGAGTCGCCGCGGACTTTGATACCTTGCCAATTAAAATGCGCGTTGTGAGACGGCTTCCTGgtcatgttttgtttgtttaggtGATGATGATCCGCTGTTCCCGCTCCCGGCTGCCTTGGCTTGTTTGGGTGCCAGAGTTCCCGACCTGGACGTGGACAATGTCCGCGAGTACCTGGCGAGGAAGCTGGGCCTGCACGACCACTCCGACAACGCTGTCACGGCGGACCAGGTGCTCGACGAAGTCTCTGTGGACGGAATCGTGCGATGGATCCAAGGCACTCGCTgcaaaaacataataacacTCGCCGGAGCGGGCATATCGACCTGTGAGTAATATTCCGTGGAAATTTACGGCCCGAAAGTCATGCTACCCAATTATATTGCAGCTaatttgttattctattaaatttcGCTGTGTTTGGTGTTGTTTACAAGTTATCTCAAGGTCATATCATTAGTTTTTCATgaataaatttgtattttataatatgtaaactatatttttatatatttaagttttgttttaaggatttgttttaatttgttaaatttattatttcagcCGCTGGCATCCCAGACTTCCGTAGTCCGGACACTGGCCTGTACCACAACCTGGCCAAGTACAATCTTCCCGAGCCACAAGCAATATTTGAAATCAACTTCTTCAGACAAAATCCTAAGCCTTTCTTCACATTAGCCAAGGAACTGTGGCCCGGCAACTTTATACCCACCGTGTCACATTACTTTATAAGACTGCTGCACGAGAAAGGTAAGTTTGAAATTGTATTTCTGTAAATTCTTTTAGTTAAGAAACAACTTAAATTTTCTCAAAAAATACCCATGAACTCTGTGTGAGTAGATATCTATCACGTTTAAAATTCTTAACATAACAGTCTGCAAACAATGTTCTTAAGTTATTACCTCTAGGGTGTTAATTTAGTCAATGGAAAGCTTCCACCATTGGAACATTAGTTAAGGTGACTTTTTTTCGTTAGTCAAGCTGTGTGATACACAAACTAAAGATGAATCTGTAGTAATGTAATTCATAGTTTACTTTGGAGCAATTTTCGGTTTCCTTTTTATGCAAAAACATCTACACACATATGCCACAACACCCTCCACAATTCCAGGGCTCCTCCTGCGCCACTACACGCAGAACATCGACACGCTGGAGCGCGGCGCCGGCCTGCCCGAGGACCGGCTGGTGGAGGCGCACGGCACCTTCTACACCTCGCACTGCCTCGACTGCAGGAAGGAGTATAGTATGGAGTGGATGAAAGGTAAACatgaaatttattattgattgtataggttttttttttatccctGATATACACctagaaatatttttaagccAAATAGTCAAGCATTTATTCTGTTTGTGTCTTCCTAGCTGTGATAAAAGTAAGTTTGTTAAGTATTAACTTTATAAATAGCATTACAAAGTTACTAACAAACTTGGCCCCTCTCAGAAAAATGCTacctgagaggggtcagataTATCTTAGCCCCAGACtgtaaatatgaaatttgTGAGTACTTGAATTCAATGTGGAGTCTGGGATCTAATGAACAGGTTTTAAATTATtccttttaaggcgaagtaaAAGCCCTAGCCAAGGTCATTagttattatttcataaaagaaggtaaattaaagtattatgtttgttatttccaGAGCTGGTGTTCGCGGACCAGGTGCCGCGGTGCGGCTGCGGCGGGCTGGTGAAGCCCGACATCGTGTTCTTCGGGGAGAGTCTGCCCGCGCGGTTCCAGGTACCACTTAATGTCTTATAGATAAGAACTAAATTCACATATATTTTCTCAGTATGGAAAAGCAACAAGCGATGGTAGGAAATGAGGGTGTTGTGGTTGACGTGCTTATTGTGAGAAGCCTacgttaataattataagatgATTATGAAATTCGTTTATAAATAGGACATGACCATGGATTTTTCCTTCTCCAGAAGTCAGAAAGTAAGGCTGTTTATGCGGATTTCAACACGCATGCGGGATAGGACGCCTTTTTCTCGCGTCTCGCTTGCATATTCCTTCCACACGTTACATTGAATACTTGTACGCATGCGTGCGGagcaatcccgcgtgcgtgatcaaattCGCATGCTTATAAAAAACAGCCTATATGCTGGAAGCCTCTAgatgaataatatttaagtatttattataaataagtattttgttataaatattgtttgtaATCAATCATAGTTTCAACAATCTTAATTCCCGAAATAAAACCTCTGTCATCTCCCCAGGAGTGCCTGCAGGTGGACTTCGAGCGCTGCGACATGCTCATCATCATGGGCTCCTCGCTCGAGGTGCAGCCCTTCGCCTCGCTCATCGACATGTGAGTTGTGCTGCTTCATTGCAATATCGCCATCAAGCGTACAATGCCATACAAATCGTATTTACTTCGCAGCTCGAACTTAGTATTTTACGAATGAGGATAGTTTATTTTGACTTTGTTTAagaattatttcattttacaaggtatttatcattttcatatacataattacatttcGTATGCTAATCTAACGAACGATACACACCTCCATAACTTATCTTTGCTTAATAAAACAGGCAGATTAATGTACAAAACAAAAGTGCGTTCTATATGACTTCTTAAACCGACCTGTAAACATCCGTGACCCGATCTCTAAACGTTATCCATATACCTTCCCTTCCCACCCGCAGGGTCCCGGACTGGTGTCCCCGGCTGCTCATCAACCGCGAGAAGGCGGGCACCCGCTCGCCCATCTTCCGTCTACTTGGCCTGCACAGCGGCGGCCTACAACTGGATGAGGACTCGTATAGAGATGTGGCGTTGTTGGGCAACTGCGATGATGGATGCACGACTCTGGCTACCAAGCTAGGATGGGGGGTAAGTATTCTGAAGTTTACTCACACTGATCTTCGTGGGTTAACATTATGTCGGGCGGGCCGCAGCTCAAAAGCCTAtcctaagtattttaatattattattatttcccataaaattaataatattcgcGAACCGACATGAAAGCGTTCTAATGCAATAAATATGGTAACTAAGATGTTTGCATGTCTAGTTTCCAATATAGGGTCTAGCTAGACAGACGGACCGCATTTAAACTGCAGTTCAGGTAGGCAGTCGTGTGAGCCGTTTGGTCGTATAGTCCTATTGCAGTCATGTCAACTGCATTCAAACTGCACAGACCTGAACTGCAATTTGCAGTTGGATTGCAGTTGAAATGCGGTCCGTCTGTCTAGTCTAGACCCATAGACTCATCAACGTGCCCCGTTTTTTCGGCACTACCAGTGGCGCCATCTGCCGCCgctttttacttaaaactaacTCTTCTTCACCAGGACGCGCTGCGCGAACTAGTAGTCAGAGAGCAGGCACGGCTGAAAGCAGCCGGAGGAAACACGGCCTTCGGACCCGCTCACAGCTCCACTGCGTCCAGCCATAGCCTGCACATGTCGGGGCCAAGTATCCCGCTTATGAGTCATAATGCCCCACATGCTGGTCATAGTGCCCCACATGCAGGTCATAGTGCCCCAGTTGGGGCAACCCCGACAGTCGTCTCGCCCACTAGCACGCCGTCCGTAGCCAGCGATGAAGACCTGCCCACACACAAGTGACAGAATCACAATGTTTGTTGTAGTGAGGTAAGATTGAAATGAAGAGCGAAGTAGCTTCGAAGTGAGGTCAAAATTAAAGTCAGTGAAGATATGCAGTGTTGGAATGCGAAGCTATTTAGTGGAAAAAGGCTTATGATTTTGTCCGAATGAAGTAATATATTTTGAGAAggctttttaaattaatttaactgACACTGAATTTATCAAGTCTATGGCGTCTAGCTAAGTCTAGTCtagacaataaaataattacaaaatacctacaactaatttattttatcttagtttatatttataacacaaCTGTTTGACCGGAGTTTAATTCTCCACTCTTGTTGGATATTCATAACATATTTCCtcaatttgtttaaaatctttttttattcTAGAAACTctaatgagccgttttccttgacagctgtcagttgagcttttgggtaagccgatagatggcgtgaaaacgcagtgtaccaactgtcaaaaattacatagagagcaaagagtactaaactcagaataagaactcactagttgtgattaaatgtcgggtggtagcgcgagccatccttccgaggctcagactgcatgtggcttgggatagtgctaagtattctgtgaatagttctacccgcgtcgtcacgtagtgttcttttctctatgcgcgccgtttgaacgggtgctgcgtgcgagaactgattttctatttttatttattgtatgatcctaaataagatcccaaagaaatacttacaagacaagatgagaatgtgtgccgtcgcagcttgtaaaaataaaggacatcataaatttccaaatgatgaaagccaggcgcaacaatggattaaggcgactcggataaatgtgcgaaaaattgattggaaactgcgaaaacattcatggttgtgttcggatcatttcataccaagtgattttcattcacgtaagtaagttaaatcattcgcggtaatgtaaattaaccattgttacataacatgataagtatattatgtaggtacctacctatctaacataagctgtacgcacaatcgcactgaacgctgaagcaacagtgacatcgacatcatagagaaaataatactacaattctacctacctatgtcactttcacatttcgttagcctcacagaataacatattgtgatctgagtgtgttctgagggtttgaaagttggtacaaccccagacaacgccatctatttctccaaaaaggaacttttttttttttttaacaaacgcctcattacTTTAATCTTAGAAAAACCCTAGTTTTCAGTTATATGGCATGCCACAAATGATGAAACTAttctgttgtttttttttattgaacataAAATCTTCCACTTCTaaattgaataatatttatttgttgaaagTACTTCTTTTGGTAGATATATTTAGGGgatgatatttttatactataaggttttatttttacaaaaagtgCAAATATTACACTCTGTTCGACAAATCTTTTCTGCGATctaaaatcaaattatttaaaatacctataattcattcaaattattttttctaaaaggTTACCTTGAACGGAATGTAATATTTAGAATCATTTTTATTCAATGAATTAGATTAGAAGATATACTAATCTTCATTTTATAGAATAGATTAGAAATGCATTAAGATCCTTGTAAAGTGCCTGTTTTTGATGGTGTTATGTTTGAGCAATTATAACTTGCTTTCATGAAATAATAAGCAATATTAATAGGTATAATTGGTAcaatttgtaggtacttaactatttaaTAGCTGTAAAATTCATATCAACACCAACAGGGCCTTGTGACGAAATCTTATAAACATGATGTGTTGGATAGAGAAAAATACAACATGACTGCTAGGTTCCACTCTATCGGCCCCTGGGTAATGATCATGATCAGTCAAATGACTACACTAGGATTTAAACATAATGATTAGATGCTAGCTATTGTGTCATTATACAGATTGTTTTTCATGAATTGACTAAATACTTTGTAAAGCATGAGAATTATCTTATGAATATTACAATAATCGTGAGTAGCCTGCTTTCAATCTATTGTAATTTGTAGTGTGATTTAGTGTTAATTAATGTAGCGGTTGATAGCGTGACTACTGATTCGGTTCAATATTTGGAAAAGTTAAGTTAACATCCGAGATTAACGTTATTATAGataacaatatacctacataaaatgcTCATTTGTGCCTTGTGCCAATCATTGGCTCAAAACATGTCAGACACTGTCGTCTGCCTTCAACGTCCTTCCGTAGACTGTTCTTCATTTTACAATTTCTTAACGACCATACAAGTACTTTCCAAATATAGTGATAGCCGTTATCCGTCTTAGAAATAGCTAGCAACCGCGCATATTGTAACTACTTATTTGATAGCAAAGCGTGGTTTTATTCACATTTGTGTTAATTAGCACCAAATGAGTTAGTAATAATGGGTAATGTAGATGCGATGAACTCGCTAAATGTGTCTTTCGGAACGCCCTGTAAAGCGAATGTTGAAGTGTTGTTGTTGTGTGTTATggtgatgtttttttttatttattgtcgtgaatatctaatatttttgtgtattttatataagttACATGGAATCCGCAATTTTGCATATAATTCTGaagttttaaaatgtaaaaatattatgaacctCGTTAGAATTTTGCCTTTCTAAACTATAAATTATAAGAGCTTCTagttaataaatgaaattgcGGATTAGTGATTATAATAGCAATATGCTGTGTTGGTGTATgaagtaaatatgtattttcgTACCGACTTAATAATGGTGTAACAAAATGATGCAAATATAAGACAAATCGattcattatttatacaattcCATGATTTCATTGGGGTCCatccatatttttattattagtgaAATATTTATAGCTTCTGTTATTTcgaatatacatacaatacgATATTAATGTTATTCGCTGCTATTTCAATAGTCATAAAACCAATTCATATTGACTAACTTCTTTTATTTACTCCTATTTTGTACTTTTCTCCTAACTCATTCAAAAAGAGGTATCCCTGCATTAACTATAtgaattttaacaaaaaccgCTCAGTTTATTGTtaaatgcatttatttttacaataagaAAACTTAAGacctaaattatttacacttATTCAAACATTCTTATAAGGCAACTGCGGTCAATACTTCGAATACAAAAGTTTCATCAATCACTCTATGGAACCTCTGCAATTATAATTAACCTTTTTACACATCTTCAAAGAAATTTTCAGGTCAGTCACAATTCCTACTCTTTAGCATCAGTGATTCCCTCAGTACTGATAGCAAACATGGCCTCCGTCTCAGGCAGACAGGGGCTATCGTAGATCTTGCACACTCGATTGTCGCCCCTACCCTTGCGTAGATAGAGGCGAGTGGTGGACGCGTGTGCCATGATGTGCCCCCCGACTGGCTTCTTGGTGTCGGCGTTGAACACCCCCACGTTGTCCACGTTGGCTACCACCTGGTTCGTTATTATCACTGCCACTCCGAACTGGAATTAAATGAGATAAAGGTTTATCCTGTTAATATTGACTAGGTtccattataaataataatcatcaaaTATACTGATACTTGATGCTTAGGCTTCtcaaaaagtaaaatgtcagcTTGCAGATTTTAAGAGCTAAGTATATTGAACATTGTGTATCTGCCGAATAAGAAAATGTTTCTTATTTCTGTTGCGATCAGTTATTTAGCTGAACGTGCACTGCGAGCTAAACTAAGTTTAGCTTAGCTTCGCATAGTTGGACCAGTTTTTCATACATGTCCACCGCAAACTACGGACATTTATGTAAAACTATGCGACTTAAGCTAAACTAAGTTTAGCCGGCAGTGGAGGAAATGAATCCACCACTCCTTCAAAGAAACTTATGACGTGTTTAAAAAGTAGAAATACCCTCACCTCATCAGCGAGCCTGAGCAGCATCCTCATGAAGCGGCCGAGGTGCAGCTGCCGCGAGTTGAGCTCCCCGCGGCCCGAGTAGTCCGTGCGGTACAGCGCCGTCGCGCTGTCCACTATGATCAGCGAATACCTGCGAATTGAgagtaaatacttataagaaCGTTGATTGTAGATCATTAGTTGAGAGAGACAGGGTAGTTCAGATGCCTATTACCTGCCCATGAATGCATCACAGAGAGAGAGACCGGTGGCttagtcgggtaagcgcccgcttctcacgccagagatgcgagTTCAAATCCCGGTAGGTTctaatcccggcgctgacattttctttaaatttaagtacaaagTATAGAATCGGCCTTGCGCTGATCGTTTTGCTCATCCATCGCGCTGTATACGGTGACGGAAAACATCATGAGGAAAtctgcatattattatctagatttagcacatctagatatgtgaacccaccaacccgcttAGCTAAGCTTAGGatggcagtttagaccttggggatatgcacaaaggttccactcgagagggCCAGgcgcaggtacttacacccccacagagaatataatacATGCATCACAAATCGAGGCATAAGGGAACAAGGTGAAAATTTCACACACCTGGACTCGGCCATCATGGCGCAGGCCTGCACCAGCAGCTGCGTCTGGTGGTCGGTGTTGTAGGCGCGCGCGTACGCCACATTGTCCAGCACGGCGGCGCCCTCCATGCCGTAGCGCTGGGCCACGGCTAGAAGGCGCTCGGGGCGGAATGTGCCTTCTGTGTCTATGTACATGCACTTGCCTTCGCCGCCGGATTGCTCGATTGGCAGCTGTGGAGGTGGTTTGGTTTATTGTGCTTGCATAGAAAAGaggtttaatttttatttgtatgttgCTTAGAACTATGCGCTATGTAGTGTAGTGTTTgattaaactaaatacttggATTCATGTCTATTTCAGTAACAACTTTCAATTTGATTTGAAAGAGCTGTTGTGGTGTAATGGATATAATATTTTCCTGGCTTTAAATGGAGTCTctgcaaaattaaattacaccATTTAAtcgggtgcgtattgcgacgtataaaaacgaaatgtataatttcacattaataacgcacacaacatataatgaacgttacgtataacaacaaaatctatattttcataaggtataagattcaattggtataacgtacattttatataaaatcaaaatatataatacttacgaggactaatatcaattcgtataacatacattacgtatatcgtttaaaatatatacctatcatttagtataaagttcataaaacatactaacataatctgtgtttaattacccaacaccgtcaaaccccctagcaccaaaacctaaagataggtgcgacgacgagcaaagcgaggaggagcgtgttaggtgcacatgttcgtcgaaaccaaagcggagcggagcgtctccccacatagcgccaataataataataatgtcaaaacccctagtaccaaaacctaaagataggtgcgacgacgagcaaagcgaggaggagcgtgttaggtgcacatgttcgtcgaaaccaaagcggagcgcagcgaagcggagcggagcgttccccccacataacgtcaataataatgaaattaccATACGACaatcatttatactttttgtgcattatacattatgataattatatccgttgtagaatatatgttataaacgttatatattatgaacgttatgcattttaatcgttatatcaattgaaattatactttttgaacgttattctttacgaaattatgtatttagtaattatgcctttcgtttgttatgcacagtgatcgttatacttaataaatttatatcatatgggcgtataccttgtgaatgttatacaattcgtttttatacctcgtattacttaccccaTTTAATCAGCCCAGCAACCCTCAGTGGACCATGtgatgggaaatggtccaagcttaggaaggcagtttagaccttggggatatgcacaaaggttccacttgagatagccaggtgcaggtacctacacccccacagagaatagaataaaatagacaCCTACACATTTTATACTATTAATATAAGACAAATAATTACCTGACATGTAACAGCTAAAGTGTGGCATATTTGAGTTTTCCCAGTTCGGAATTcaccaaatatttcagtaatGGACCCTGTTTCAATACCACCTCCTAACAGCCGGTCCAGCTCTTTAGAACCTGTTGTTAGCTGGATTATTTCAGCCCTAAAATtagaaaacaaatggtaataagttaaaaaaagtCTGAAGAAAGGACATAGAAATCATACAAATTGTATACAAAGGAAAGATTTGctaaaaaaataggtatttcatttaataataGTTGTTCAAGGTaaaagatttatatttttagtggcaaacaatatatttttacagggATAGATGGAGGAGCCATGAAGCTTTGTCCAGAAGTGGGACACAGAAggtgaaataatattttttattgagaTGCAATTGAACAAACCAAACTGTGATTTTAGGTAATGGTAGGCATTATGCCACTCTGTTCCATATTTATATTGTCAGGTCTTTCTAATGAAATGAAAGATGTTCTCTAATATTGCTGATGTAAAAAAAGGTATATTTaccaataaaagtaaattttgttaAGTGTTTAGAGGATTGCCGTTGTTATCTGTTAAAGTTATTAGTATCTGAATGAGAAATGCCAAGGACAATAAAGGTATCTGGCACTATTTGGTAGAAGCATTTGGTAAGTGGAACATCTTCAATTCTTCACACATACTAAAGTAGATTTGTGttgaatgatgatgaattaatcAAGCCTTACCTTTTTTGGTGGAATTCAGTAGCAGTTGTGAAGCCCATTGGTACAAGTTTGGAAGCTTCACTCAAAATTTTGTCAGCTTTAGCTTCAGATATGCCTTTTATTGTTATGAGCCACTTCTTGGGAGCATATGCTACCGATTCCACTGTATGATACCCAGCTTCTTCTAGCTTCTTTATGTCTCCAGATGTTATTCCATTGCCCTGTAATAGTATTCTGTTATTATTGAGGTTACTTTCTAAatcatatacataaatttatagataaaatattacctCTAACTTAGTTATAAGTTGGGGTCCACACTCGTCCAAGTCTTCGTCTACAGCTGCTGTGGAGGCTGATGCAGTAGTAGCCATCCTAATTTTATGCGGAATTGAAAGTGTGAAATCCTGGAACAAAAACACCGTTTTCTCCTtaatttttagggtaaattatGAGAATAGTTGTGTAAATCACTACTAATAATGCAAGACGACTCACTAATGGTGATCACTGAGAGTCAAGAAcaagaaaattatagttattttgGTACGAAACTAATAACAACAatgaaatcaaaatcaaatcaacaAGTTTTTGACAGGACCGCTGaacgaatgaatgaatagAACAATTTGAATTTAGCGAACTTCCCTCcaatttattatttccattcattcaaaaaagtaaaatttgtCTATGATATGATTGGTCGCAACATGAACGCAGTCAAGTCTTgccatataaaaatattattttttcgcgTCGCTCTTGCAAAGCATGAGGCACGCctgccgttattattctgagatactAGACTACTACAGTGAAGCACTGAAAACGATTTTAAAAACGCTTCTAAATGTCCTAATTCACCGTTATCTCCACCGTCAGGTCGTCTCGGCATCGGATGGAAAcacattttacaattttaaaatctatatttCCAAATCATCACCGCCGAACGCATCCTGATACAGCCGTCGGCGTCGTTGGCATGCCCTCGGAACCGTCGGCATTTGCTAGAGAGATATAGTATGTCTATTATGGTCTGTGGCCTGTGCTAGAGACTAGCCGTACGCCTCCGCGCATCCGCGTATGTCGGAATGCCGTGGTATGCGTTCGCATACCGACACATCCGTTTTGTGTCGGTGGAGATAAGTCTTGAATAGTTTTGGGTTTCCTCTGCTGGCTGAGAAGTTTTCTACCTAAGTAAAGTACATCTTTCAACTTATCCGATATGTGCCACACttcagttattttattacaaaagaCGTCCGGTCATCCTGCAATCTCCTTTACCTGTTTCAGCGACAGCAGCCGTTACTGGCACTGGCACCATAGCCATCATTAGGAGGGGTAGCATTTTTTGCCAATCTATCCGTCTGCTTACGGCAGACGAGACGTGCTCCCAAAGATTTCTAATCGTAATCGTGCCGGGACtgggcaaaaaaaaaatgtacaatTAGGGTCACAATAGAATGGCCTGGTGTCTGAAGTTTAATCACATCTTCTGGATTCCTtgaaaaaaagtttgttaCCTTTATTGCAAAAGAAGTATCGGATGATACTTGATGACTGGAGATTCTAGCACTATAACATCCACATCCACGCCACAGGCACATACCTAATCAAAGTGAGAAGCAAGT contains the following coding sequences:
- the LOC105392938 gene encoding NAD-dependent protein deacetylase sirtuin-2, whose amino-acid sequence is MRLVNYSKLLFLSVSKNKPWRTKVLSRNLQIMSSNSPSGAGSSDGDDDPLFPLPAALACLGARVPDLDVDNVREYLARKLGLHDHSDNAVTADQVLDEVSVDGIVRWIQGTRCKNIITLAGAGISTSAGIPDFRSPDTGLYHNLAKYNLPEPQAIFEINFFRQNPKPFFTLAKELWPGNFIPTVSHYFIRLLHEKGLLLRHYTQNIDTLERGAGLPEDRLVEAHGTFYTSHCLDCRKEYSMEWMKELVFADQVPRCGCGGLVKPDIVFFGESLPARFQECLQVDFERCDMLIIMGSSLEVQPFASLIDMVPDWCPRLLINREKAGTRSPIFRLLGLHSGGLQLDEDSYRDVALLGNCDDGCTTLATKLGWGDALRELVVREQARLKAAGGNTAFGPAHSSTASSHSLHMSGPSIPLMSHNAPHAGHSAPHAGHSAPVGATPTVVSPTSTPSVASDEDLPTHK
- the LOC105392937 gene encoding DNA repair protein RAD51 homolog 1, with product MATTASASTAAVDEDLDECGPQLITKLEGNGITSGDIKKLEEAGYHTVESVAYAPKKWLITIKGISEAKADKILSEASKLVPMGFTTATEFHQKRAEIIQLTTGSKELDRLLGGGIETGSITEIFGEFRTGKTQICHTLAVTCQLPIEQSGGEGKCMYIDTEGTFRPERLLAVAQRYGMEGAAVLDNVAYARAYNTDHQTQLLVQACAMMAESRYSLIIVDSATALYRTDYSGRGELNSRQLHLGRFMRMLLRLADEFGVAVIITNQVVANVDNVGVFNADTKKPVGGHIMAHASTTRLYLRKGRGDNRVCKIYDSPCLPETEAMFAISTEGITDAKE